Proteins encoded by one window of Emticicia oligotrophica DSM 17448:
- a CDS encoding Maf family protein, with protein sequence MKLIKPLVLASNSPRRKEIMHNAGFDFTVKVIPTDESFSERMPVEEVPVFLAKTKAECFKENLQDEIILCADTVVIIDRENESSIILNKPADYEEAKGMLKMLSGRVHRVITGVCVMTKEETIGFSDTSFVHFKELSDWEIDYYIERCKPFDKAGAYGVQDFIGMIGIPKIEGSFYTVMGLPVHRVYEVLEKYVVKK encoded by the coding sequence ATGAAATTAATAAAACCGCTTGTACTTGCCTCAAACTCTCCCAGAAGAAAAGAAATCATGCATAATGCAGGATTTGACTTTACCGTAAAAGTAATTCCTACAGATGAAAGTTTTTCAGAGCGTATGCCAGTAGAAGAAGTGCCTGTTTTCTTAGCTAAAACTAAAGCAGAATGTTTTAAAGAAAATCTTCAAGATGAAATAATTCTCTGTGCAGATACAGTAGTTATTATCGACCGTGAAAATGAATCGAGTATTATTTTAAATAAACCCGCTGATTATGAGGAAGCCAAAGGAATGTTAAAAATGCTAAGTGGAAGAGTACATCGAGTAATTACTGGTGTTTGTGTAATGACCAAGGAAGAAACCATTGGATTTTCGGATACTTCTTTCGTGCATTTTAAAGAATTGAGTGATTGGGAAATAGATTATTATATCGAACGTTGCAAACCATTTGATAAAGCTGGAGCATACGGCGTTCAGGATTTTATCGGAATGATTGGCATACCTAAAATAGAAGGTTCATTTTATACGGTCATGGGACTACCCGTCCATCGAGTTTATGAGGTGCTTGAAAAGTATGTTGTAAAAAAATAG
- a CDS encoding MarR family winged helix-turn-helix transcriptional regulator, with the protein MSIEKDIKQQKPFKSSYQKLVVNLIYTSNWMSSEQQGLLKPFDLSSQQYNVLRILRGQYPNPITVNGIIERMLDKMSNASRLVDKLLLKGYVSRCDNADDRRACDIRITESGAEILKKIDVLQEQADEKMKRLTPEEAELLSSLLDKLRGSED; encoded by the coding sequence ATGTCAATCGAGAAAGATATTAAGCAACAAAAACCTTTTAAGAGTAGCTACCAAAAATTAGTAGTAAATTTAATTTATACTTCTAATTGGATGAGCTCTGAGCAACAAGGTTTGTTAAAGCCTTTTGACCTTTCTTCACAACAATATAATGTTTTGAGAATTTTACGTGGACAGTACCCCAACCCTATTACAGTGAATGGTATCATAGAAAGGATGTTGGATAAAATGTCGAACGCTTCTCGATTGGTTGATAAGCTTCTATTAAAAGGCTATGTATCAAGGTGCGATAATGCTGATGACCGTAGAGCTTGTGATATCAGAATCACAGAATCTGGAGCAGAAATTTTAAAAAAAATTGATGTACTTCAGGAGCAGGCAGATGAAAAAATGAAACGTTTAACTCCAGAAGAAGCAGAATTGTTAAGTAGTTTACTAGATAAGCTGCGAGGAAGCGAAGATTAA
- a CDS encoding YceI family protein has translation MKIVKNLMFVAFAALVSVSAMADGGKKGAAPVSLKVDTKASTFNWLGKKVTGEHNGTIGIQSGSLVLNAGKLQGGEFVIDMKSIKCLDLTDAGYNAKLVGHLSSPDFFDVTNYPTAALKIKKVTAKGGSNYDVNADLTINGVTNAISFPAVVTVEGKGATATAKFEVDRTKFGSKFGSKTFFESIGDKMIYDNFQVDVKIVAAK, from the coding sequence ATGAAAATTGTTAAAAATTTAATGTTTGTAGCGTTTGCTGCATTGGTAAGTGTTTCAGCTATGGCTGATGGTGGTAAAAAAGGAGCAGCTCCAGTATCTTTGAAAGTAGATACAAAAGCAAGTACTTTTAATTGGTTAGGTAAGAAAGTAACTGGCGAGCACAACGGAACAATTGGAATTCAGAGTGGAAGTTTGGTTTTGAACGCTGGTAAATTACAAGGTGGTGAGTTTGTAATTGACATGAAATCAATCAAATGTTTAGATTTGACAGACGCAGGTTACAATGCAAAATTAGTTGGCCATTTATCAAGCCCTGATTTTTTTGATGTAACAAATTATCCAACTGCTGCTTTGAAAATCAAAAAAGTAACCGCAAAAGGTGGTTCTAACTACGATGTTAATGCTGACCTCACAATCAATGGTGTAACAAATGCTATTTCTTTCCCTGCTGTTGTAACTGTTGAAGGTAAAGGTGCTACTGCAACTGCTAAATTTGAAGTTGACCGTACGAAATTTGGTAGCAAATTTGGTTCAAAAACTTTCTTCGAATCAATCGGTGATAAAATGATTTATGATAATTTCCAAGTTGATGTTAAAATCGTTGCAGCAAAATAA
- a CDS encoding SDR family oxidoreductase yields MAYNQPMLRDGALEGKTFVVTGGGTGLGKSMSKYFLELGANVVITSRKLAVLEETAHELSQTTGGKILPIACDVRDYGAIEAMKDKTLAEFGEISGLLNNAAGNFISPTERLSHRAIDTIVDIVLKGTYYTTLALGKHWIEQKQPATVLSIVTTYASTGSGFVVPSAMAKSGVLTMTRSLAVEWAKYGIRFNAIAPGPFPTKGAWDRLFPVEAFPPHLKERFSDHGNVPTKRVGEHQELANLAAYLMSDFSSYINGEVVTIDGGEWLNGAGEFNHLNEIPNDMWDVIQAAIKANTRPKKSE; encoded by the coding sequence ATGGCGTATAATCAACCAATGTTAAGAGATGGTGCTTTAGAGGGAAAAACATTCGTAGTAACTGGAGGAGGAACTGGTTTAGGCAAATCAATGTCGAAATATTTCCTCGAATTAGGTGCAAATGTTGTAATTACAAGTAGGAAATTAGCAGTTTTGGAAGAAACCGCCCATGAACTTAGTCAAACGACTGGAGGGAAAATTTTACCAATTGCTTGTGATGTGAGAGATTATGGTGCTATTGAAGCAATGAAAGATAAAACTTTGGCAGAATTTGGCGAAATCAGTGGTTTGCTTAATAATGCTGCTGGTAATTTTATTTCACCTACTGAGCGTCTTTCGCACCGAGCCATTGATACCATTGTAGATATTGTTTTAAAAGGTACTTATTATACAACTTTAGCACTCGGAAAACATTGGATAGAACAAAAGCAGCCTGCCACAGTTTTGAGCATTGTAACTACCTACGCTTCGACTGGCTCTGGTTTTGTTGTTCCCTCAGCCATGGCCAAGTCGGGAGTGTTGACTATGACTCGTAGTTTGGCAGTAGAGTGGGCTAAATATGGTATTAGATTCAATGCAATTGCCCCCGGACCTTTCCCGACTAAAGGAGCTTGGGATAGATTATTTCCAGTAGAAGCATTTCCACCACATTTAAAGGAGCGTTTTTCTGACCACGGAAATGTGCCAACCAAGAGGGTAGGGGAGCATCAAGAATTAGCTAACTTAGCCGCATATTTAATGTCTGATTTCTCTTCATATATCAATGGTGAAGTGGTGACGATTGATGGCGGAGAATGGCTAAACGGAGCTGGAGAATTTAATCACCTCAACGAAATTCCAAATGATATGTGGGATGTCATTCAAGCTGCAATTAAAGCTAATACAAGACCCAAAAAATCAGAATAA
- the kynU gene encoding kynureninase, with amino-acid sequence MSLADFQQKAETLDKSDKLASFRNQFIQNEEIYLDGNSLGRLPKQSLELSKEIIENQWGNRLIRSWNEQWLDLPNRIGTKIAKIVGARPDEIFVGDSTSINFYKLAFAVLNYQQFKNKIITDSLNFPTDIYVLQGLINQQFKNHQLQILESKNGINISEDEIEAALDGSTALLTLSHVLFKSAYKYDMLKINQLARKKEALVIWDLSHSAGSVPVNLNENNADLAVGCTYKYLNGGPGAPAFLYVRKELQEKLINPIWAWFSHENPFEFSLAYSSKNNIQKFAAGTPTVLSLAATEPGLDLLIEAGIENLREKSIAQSNFFIELIQEYLLPLGFSIASPLDVNYRGSHISIQHDEGYRINRAMIEPLSGNRSIIPDFRPPNNIRLGIAPLYNTFTELLETVIRIEKIVSEKEYERFGIEKLAVT; translated from the coding sequence ATGAGTTTAGCAGATTTTCAGCAAAAAGCAGAAACACTTGACAAATCCGATAAATTAGCTTCCTTTAGAAACCAATTTATTCAAAATGAAGAGATATACTTAGATGGGAATTCACTGGGTAGATTACCTAAACAAAGCCTTGAGTTGAGTAAAGAAATTATTGAAAATCAATGGGGAAACCGACTAATTAGAAGTTGGAACGAACAATGGCTTGATTTACCAAATAGAATTGGAACCAAAATAGCCAAAATTGTTGGTGCTCGACCAGATGAAATCTTTGTTGGCGATAGTACCTCCATCAACTTCTATAAACTAGCGTTTGCTGTACTTAATTATCAACAGTTTAAGAATAAAATCATCACAGATTCACTTAATTTTCCTACTGATATTTATGTTTTACAAGGTCTAATAAATCAGCAATTCAAGAACCATCAATTACAAATATTAGAAAGTAAAAATGGAATAAATATATCTGAAGATGAAATTGAAGCAGCACTTGATGGTTCAACCGCTCTTCTTACTTTAAGTCATGTATTATTTAAAAGTGCTTATAAGTATGATATGCTGAAAATCAATCAATTAGCACGCAAAAAGGAAGCACTTGTCATTTGGGATTTAAGCCATTCTGCTGGTTCGGTACCAGTTAATCTAAACGAAAACAATGCCGATTTGGCTGTCGGCTGTACATATAAGTATTTGAATGGCGGTCCTGGTGCCCCTGCTTTTTTATATGTAAGAAAAGAGTTGCAGGAAAAACTAATCAATCCAATTTGGGCATGGTTTAGCCATGAAAATCCATTTGAATTTAGTCTAGCATATTCATCTAAAAATAATATCCAAAAATTTGCAGCAGGTACGCCAACAGTTCTTTCTCTAGCAGCAACAGAACCCGGACTTGACCTTTTAATTGAAGCAGGAATTGAGAATTTAAGAGAAAAAAGTATTGCCCAAAGTAATTTCTTTATTGAATTAATTCAAGAATATCTATTACCACTTGGATTCAGTATTGCATCTCCGTTGGATGTAAATTATAGAGGGTCACATATATCTATTCAGCATGATGAAGGTTATCGAATAAACAGAGCTATGATTGAACCACTGTCTGGAAATCGAAGCATAATCCCAGACTTTCGCCCACCAAATAATATTCGTTTAGGCATTGCTCCCTTATACAATACCTTTACTGAATTATTGGAAACGGTTATTAGAATTGAGAAAATTGTAAGTGAAAAAGAGTATGAAAGATTCGGTATTGAGAAACTTGCAGTTACATAA